CCATGAACCTGATTTTATTATCTTGGACGAGCCCTTTTCCGGCTTAGACCCAGTTAACGCGGACCTTTTGAAACAAGGTATCTTGTACCTACGTGATAAGGGCTCATCGATCATCTTCTCCAGTCATAATATGAATAATGTGGAGGCCATCTGTGATGATATGCTGATGATCCATGATGGTGAGCAAGTTCTCTACGGGAAGATTCGGGAAATCCGGGAGAGCTTTGGACGAACCCGGATTGAAGTTGAAGCGCCTGATTGGACCAAGGACCAGTTACAAGCCCTGGAAGGTGTGGACCATGTAGTAGTCAAGGAAGATAACTACTACCGGCTCTACTTGACGGATGAGTCTTACGGGCCAGTAATTTTCCAAAGCCTGACCCAAGGCAACTACATTCGCCACTTTAGCCAACAACCACCAACCCTGGAAGAAATCTTCAAAATGAAAGCAGGTGGACATAATGAATAAACTATGGGTCGTTATTCGTGAAGTTTATCGAAAAAATGTCAAATCGGGATCCTTTATCTTTATGGTCCTCTCGCCCTTAATCTTTATCGGGATTATTGCTGCGGTGGCTTACTTTGTTTCTCAAAGTGAAAGCAGTTCGCCTGATCAAATTGCCGTAGTCGATGCGGATCCGGGACTGGTAGAAGTCCTGAAAACCGTGGATAATGGTGACCTGGACTTTCATTTTGATCGTAATCAAGACCAAGCCCGCCAAGCCTTAGCTGACGGGGAAGTCGATGGCATGCTAAAAATGGACCAGGCAGATGGCCAGCTCAAAGCGACCTATTACGGTAAGAATGGCCTGGCACAAAATCCTAAACTGACCCTGCAACAGACCCTAAGTCAATATCAGATGATGGTCAATGCCCAGGCTTCTGGGATTTCTCAGGATCAATTAGGGGCAGTCATGAATGCTCAGGTGCCGATTGAAGAAGTTGCGATCAATGTCAATGATGACGGTAGCGTCACTGAAGAAAACAAGGACGCCATGAATGAGATGGGACGAACAGGAGTCGCTTCCATTGCCTCCTTTATTATCTTTTACTTCCTGATGTTCTTTATCAATATCATTATCCAAGAAGTGGCAGCTGAAAAAGGTTCACGGATTATGGAAATTATCCTCTCCAGCATTCCGGCTAAAACCCACTTCTATGGGAAACTCTTGGGCGTGGTTCTAATGATCCTGACCCAAGTCGGGATCTATGTCCTCCTCTTTATTCTTTGGCGGATTCTTTCCACTCAATTCGGCATTCTCAGCCTACCGGAGGAATTGACCCAATTGATTGATATTAAAGCCTTTATTGCTAACAACAAGACCATGTTAGGGGTCAGTGGCCTCCTAGCCCTGATGGGAATTGTGACTTATGTGGCTTTAGCCGCTTTCTTAGGCTCCTTAGTCACCAAGACCGAAGACGCTCAAAAGGTGTCTCAACCCGTGATCTGGTTAGGGTTGATCGGTTTCTATATCGGTTTCTTTGGCCAACAAGCCGGCACCGATACCGCCTTCTACCGGATCTGCTCACAGATTCCTTTCTTTACCCCCTTCATTATGCCCTTCCGTTTAGCGGATTATTCAGTGGAATGGGCTGAGGTCATTGTCGCCATTGGGATTTCTTTGGTGACTATGGTACTGATCTTTATCTTTGCCACCAGCCTCTACAAGAGCAATGTCTTGGCCTACAGTGATAAGGGGCCATGGGATACCTTCAAACAATCCATTTCGCTATGGAAGAGTGAACGCCAAGTCAAAAGTAAATAATCAAGGTCTTTAACTAATTAATATGTCAGAGCATTCATTCTGCTTTTGAAATTTCGTCGTTGAAGAGCCATGGCACCAGCTCGGGCCAAGGTCCCTCGCCTAGCGAGAGTCAAACGGCTCGTATGGCTAACGCCTACGATCCGGTAATTCTCTTCGAGTCGGGTTCGGCCTGGCAGCTTTCGTGTCACTTCACAAGTCCCCGTTGCAGTCTTATGGACTGCTCTGGTGACTTGTTCCAGTGAACGAAAGCTAGTTGCCAGTCCTCACACCCTGATGCTTGCTTGTTCATGGCTAACGACCTATTTCAAAGCGCCACTACTGCTCATAGTTAATTAATACAAGTGATATTATTTATTATTTAGGATTAAGAAAAAATACATTCTATAAAATGCACTAAGCTCTTAAAGATACAAAAGTCTAAAAATTCTCATAGTTTAAACAAAAAACCATGTAGGTAAAAAACTTACATGGTTTTTCTATTTTAGGAGGTATTTTTACTGATAAAAGGTTACACTATAGGAGATTAGAAACAAAGAGGGAGGACTATGATGCAAATCAGACCGGTGAGAAGAGAAGATAGTCAGGCACTAGCGGCTATTTACCGTTATTATGTGGAAAATACCAGCTTTACCTTTGAAGAAGTGCCGCCCACGAGTGAGGAAATGTCTGAACGGATTCATTCCATCGCCCAAGCTTTTCCCTACTATGTGGCTTGTAATGACCAAGGGCAGGTCTTGGCCTACGCCTATGCCCATGCCTTCCATGAGCGTTCTGCCTATCGTTATAGCGCTGAGATTTCTATCTACAGCCAAGTCAATAAGAGCGAGAAAGGACTGGGGACTGCCCTCTATCAGGCGGTGGAACGGGATTTAAAGGACCAAGGGATTAAAACTATCCTGGCACTGGTGACTGCCGATAACCAGGTCAGCATCAACTTCCACCAAAAAATGGTTATCAATTAGTCGGTCACTTGCACCAGGTCGGTTATAAATTCGGTCAGTGGTTAGATACGGTTTACTTTGAAAAGCATATTTAAGGTACAAAAAAGGAGACGCTTTAAAGCCTCTCCTTTTCAAGTCTATTATGAATGAAGCCTTAGATAATTTTTTAAAACGTTATATAGAGAAAATAAAAAGCACCTAGTAACTAAGGTGCTTATTTCTTTCATAAAGCTTGAGAACATATAGATGTATTTTTTAATTTGCGTGATATTTGCGTGATTTCTTAGAAATAACTAAAAGCTTCGTCTTTTTTACACTCTATTCAAACGTGTTCAAAAAGTCAGCCCTGGCGTCCACTTCAGGAACTATGTGCGATAGTTTTGCAACTATCTTCCATAGTCCGCTCCAGTTGCTATAGCTGTTCGAAGCGCAAGCGAGTTACAGATATAGTATGCGAAGCGGTCCAGAGCCTTTTTGACTTTTTTCACACTCTATCTAAACGTGCTCGGTGACAAAAGTGAACTCCACTTCAGAAATATTTGTCAATCCTTTTCAAGGATTTCCGCATATTTCTTCCAGTGTTTCACTTTTTTCTGTCACCTCGCACTCTATTATGCAGGCGATGGGATTTGAACCCACACTTCAAAGAAACTGCCGCCTGAAGACAGCGCGTCTGCCGTTCCGCCACGCCTGCGCGATGCTACTATTGTATGCCTAAACTTGGGTAAATGTAAAGGAAAAAATCAAGTGTTATTACAAAAGCTAAACTTTAACGCTAGGTTTCCTATAAAAAACCGCTTGAGAAGCTTTTTAAAGGCCTTCTCAAGCGGTTGAAGTTAATATTAGTACTTGTTCCACTTGTCAGCGATATTGTCCTTTAGAGGGCTGTTGAGCATGGCAATGAGTTTTAAGCGGGCGTGTTGGCCGTTAAGATAGCCTTGGTCTAGAATGACACCTACTTCTTCTAATTGGATAGCAGCCCCCTTGCTGGCGTAAACCTTATGGACCCCGCCGCGGTTAGCTTTAGCCACCAAAACCACTGGAATTCCTTTTTGAATCACTTGGGCGAGGATATCTTGGAGGGCTGGTGGTAAGGATCCTACTCCAAAGCCCTCTAAGACAAAGCCCTCAGCGCCAGCCTCCACTAAGGCGGTAATCATCTTGGGATTGAAATCCAGGCTGGCCTTAACCAGGTAGACGTTAGGGGTAAAGTTTTGGTCTAAGTGGACAGGGAATTTCTTGACAGGATGGTAGTCACGGAAATAATGAACTCGACCACCGTAGGTAACCCCTAAAGGGCCGGCATTGAGGGACTCAAAGGCATGGAGGCCGATACTGTTATTTTTCACTACATCATTGACAGTAAAGATACACTGGTTAAAGACTAAAAGCGTCCCCTTACCGTAGCTATCATCGCTGGCAGCGGTCAGAACAGCATCGCGGATATTGGAAAAACCGTCATATCCCAAGTCCTGGCTGGATAATTGGCTGCCGGTAAAGACGACCGGCACAGGCGTATCCAGGAGCAAGTCGACAAAGTAAGAAGTCTCTTCCATGGTATCCGTCCCATGGGTGAGGACAATACCCTGGGCGCCCTTTTCAATTTCAGCTTCAATGGCTTGGGCAATATCGGCCATATCGGCTAAGCTCATTTCATTAGAAGGGATACTTTTGACCTCTTTAATCTTTAGATCGACGGCTAAACTGCTGAGGTCCATATCTTTGAGGAGTTCGCTCCCAGTTAAGGTCCCCGACTGCAGGCCCCCGCCTTGGGTATGGACGCTAGTAATGGTTCCCCCTAAATTAATTAAAACAATCGATTTTTTGTCATTTTTGACCTCCTTTGCATGATTGATGACTACTAGAAAGGTCCATAGCCAATCATTTGGGCAATAATAATTAAAGCCATGCTGGCAAGATAGAGGATGCCTAAGAGTGGTAGGAAAAACTTGGCCCAGTCGCCCCATTCAATCTTGGCATTAGCAATAGTTGCCATAAAGTACCCTGACGTCGGATAGAAAACATTAGTTAAGCCATCTCCTAGGGTATAGGCTAAGACCGCCACTTGCTGGTTGAGCCCTACCATCCGTGCTAACGGTGAGATGATGGGCATCGCCACAATGGCCTTACCTGATCCAGAGGTAACAAAGAAGTTAAAGATAGTAATAAAGAGAAAGATGGCCAAGGCGGAGAGATAAACTGGAAGTCCTTGGAGCAGGTTACCAAATTGGTGGACCACCGTATCCAAAATTTTAGCCTCATTCATCAAGACTGAGACCCCATTGGCTACTGCAATTAAGATGGCTCCGGATAGGACACTGGAACACCCTTCCATAAAGGCTTGGATCAAGTCATTGGTAGGCATGCGGTCAATCAGGGCGGTAGCAACAGCAATCATAACAAAAAGTCCAGCCATTTCAATCATGCCCCAGCCATTAACTAAGACATTGTAAATCATATAGGCAAAGAGCAGAATTAAAACGATACCAATGATTTTTTGCCGGGCAGTCAAACGGACCGCTTGGCTAGTTTGCCCAATCTTTTGTTCTTCCGACTCGATTAAGCCCTCTTGGTAGGCTTCTTTGAGGACAAGTTCAGGATCGCGGTGGATTTTCTTGGCATATTTCATCAGATAGAGACTACAAATCAGATAGAAAACAATAAAGACTATCACCCGGTAGCCCATCCCGGAAAACATGGGGAGACCAGCAATTTGGTGGGAAATTCCGACGGTAAAAGGATTAGTAAAGCCAGCAGAAAAACCCACACAGGTGGTAGAAATAAGAACAATACCAGCCGCCGTTAATTTATCGAAGCCTAGACTTAGAATTAGAGGCATGATGATAGGTAAGTAAACCAAACTTAACTCCGCTGTTCCGATAAAGGCTGCAATTAATGCAAAGAAAAACATTAAAATGGGAATAACAAGGACCCCATTATCAGAAAATCGGGCTGAGAGATTGGTAACAATGCCATCAATAAGGCCAGTCTTCTTTAAAACTTCCACGGTCCCGGCAATGATTAGGGTAAAGGCAATGACGCTAGCACTCTTGGTAAAGCCCTTAGGAATGGCATTCCAAAAATCAGTGAAGCTAGTGGGGTTTTTAGGCACATAGTTGAACTGCTCGGGATTGGCCACTTCTTGCCCCGATGGCAAGGTCATGGAGGCAAATTCTCCGGCGGGTATAATATAGGTTAGGCCGGCAATAACGATTAATAAGATAAATAAGACCACTAAGGAATTAGGCATTCTAAAGCGGCGTAGCTTTGCTTTACTCATCGGATTCCTCCTTTTTCTTCTGTCCGTAATGCATCAATAAATGGGTAAAGGTTTCTACCATTGTCACTAAGACTGCTTCTTCAAAGTCAAATTGGGAATTATGGTGGCCATTTGCCTTGGCTAACTCGCTCCCAAAGAGCATGAAGCAGGCCCTGCCCTTGAGTTCGGCTACTCGATTCATGAAGAAGACCACATCCTCTGAGGCTCCAAAATGAAAACCGACTGAACTAGGAATGCCGGCCTGGTTGAGAAGACCATGGATTTCTTGATAGAAGGGTTGGTCTTTTTGATTTAAGGCAGGAGCTTCACCGACTTGCTGGATTTGGTACTTGCACTGGTATTGCATGGCTGCCCCGGCAACGACTTCTTTGACTCGTTTGTTTAAGTGGTCATTGATCTTTGACGATGAGCCGCGGGTTTCCATTTCTAAGCGGCAAGAATTGGCAATGATATTTCGTCCTGCCCCACCTTGGATCTTCCCAACATTCACACGGGCTGCTCCTGTGGAATATTGGGGTAAGGTTTCTAGATTTAATAAGGCTGAAGCGGCGGCCAGGATGGCATTATGGCCCTTTTCTGGACTGGCTCCAGCATGGGCGGATAAACCCGAAAATTGGATGTCCGTTTTGGTTGTGGCTAGAAAACCATCAGTAGCCAGGGTGACCTGGTTGGCTGGGGCCCCCATGCCAATATGACCGGAAAGAAAGTAGTCATAGCCATCGACCAGTCCGGTATTGACCATAGACTTGCCCCCTTTAACCCCTTCTTCAGCGGGTTGAAAGATCAGTAAGTACTTCCCTGTCAATTGGTCTTGGTGGTCCTTTAACCATTTAGCCAGGTAAAGCCCCACAGTAATATGGCCATCGTGGCCGCAAGCATGCATGTAGCCCTTGTGCTTGGAAGCAAAACCGTACAGATTAGGCAGGTGTTTTTTGCTCTTACTCTCCTTAATGGCTAAACCGTCAATATCAAAGCGCATGGCAATACTTGGTCCAGGTCGCTTTGTATCTAATTCGCAGACAGCCCCGGTATAACCGGCTAGGATCTCTTGAATGTCAAAATCAACGTCTTCCTTAATCGTGGCAGCATAGGACTGGGCAAAGTCTTTTTTGGGTAGGCCCATCATACAATCCGGATTGTGTATGGTTTTGCCGTATTTAACCTCATATCCCAGGGCTTTTAGGCGGTTGATGATACTGATAGTGGTTCGGTATTCCATCCAAGCCGGTTCAGGAAAACGGTGATAGTAGCGGCGCATGGCTGATAGCTCTTGGGCCAATGTCCGATCAGACATAGTGATTCCTCCCTCGTCTTTCTTTTTTTATCTATTTATTATAGCATAGGCTATTTGCTAATTTCCTCTAAATAGCGGTGATATTTTGACTAGTCAGACCACTATCGGCTTTGTGACTTAAGCAGAGGATCTTTTTGGAAAAAATGCTAACATAGGCCTAGGTCAGCCCGGCAGTCAATATCGCTTGCCAAGCAAAAATTTACTGATTTTCAAGATTTTATCCTTGTTATTCCGGATAATTTTTGCTATGATTACAAACTGTGAGTATGAAAATTACTCTCCTTGTTCTTAAATGAATTAAGAACCTTATAGACCAAAAGGAGGTGCGAACTGATGAGTGAAAATGTAACAAAATATGAAGTGTTATACATTATCCGTCCAAACATTGACAGTGAAGCTAAAGAGGCTTTAGTGAAACGTTTTGACGATATCCTAACTTCAAACGGCACAACAATCACTAAATCAGAAGATTGGCAAAAATTGCGTTTCGCATATGAAATCAATGATTTCCGTGAAGGTGTTTACCACTTGATCGAATGTGAAGCAGAAGACGCAGCTGGAATCGATGAATTCAACCGTCTTGCCAAGATTAATGACGACATTTTACGTCATATGATTACAAAAGTTGAAGCTTAGTGATAAGAAGTAATTCTTAAGAGAGGGGTCATTGTATGATTAATAATGTCGTCTTAGTCGGCCGATTAACTCGCGAAGTTGATCTACGTTATACCCAAAGTGGAACTGCAGTAGCCAACTTTACTGTAGCTTGTGACCGTAACTACCGCAATGCCCAAGGTGAAACCCAAACGGATTTCATTAATTGTGTAATGTGGCGTAAAGCAGCTGAAAACTTTGCTAAATTCACACGGAAAGGGTCTTTGGTAGGGATTGAAGGGAATATTCAAACCCGTAACTATGAAAACCAACAAGGCCAACGTGTCTATGTGACTGAAGTTCTAGCGAATAACTTTAGCTTATTGGAACCTAAGAGTGTCACTGAACAACGCCCACAAGGCAGTGACAATGGCAATAACTTTGGCAACTCAGGCAATAGTTTTGCTAATGACTCTTTTGGCTCAAATCAAAGTTTTGGCGGCTATAATAATCAACAAGAATCCCCTTCAATGAATGACAACAGCTTTGGTGGATCCAATGATCCATTTGTGGGAGGAAATAATAATCCTTTCCCATCAAATGATAATGACGGATCGATCAATATCGCTGATGATGATCTTCCATTCTAGTGGAATGGACAAAGGAGGATAATGAACATGGCACAAAATCGTCGTCGTGGAGGACGCAGACGTAGAAAAGTATGTTTCTTCTGCGCTAACCACATGGACTTTATTGATTATAAAGATACCGATTTGCTAAGTCGTTACGTTTCTGACAAGGGTAAAATCTTACCACGCCGCGTAACAGGTACCTGTGCTAAACACCAACGTACCCTAACTTCAGCAATCAAACGCGCACGGATTATGGCTCTCTTACCATTTACCGTTGCTGAATAATAAAAGTTATAAAGGAGGCTGTGATAACTATCGCAGTCTTTTTTATTTGGCCCTTTTCTGCTGAGCGCACGAAAGTTGCCAAGTATAACCCTAATGCAGAAATAACTTATCAACAGGTGGATAATGAAAAACTAAAGATAATTTGTCCATTATAATTGACAAAATAAAAATATTCGATTATACTGTCGTATATTGCTGACATCGCAGTGAAATGGGTGAGGTGAAGGATGAATCGCTTAAAATATTACCGCACACGGTCGGGATTATCGCAAAAAGCTCTAGCTGAAGAGATTGGCGTTGCTCGTCAAACCGTGAATATGATTGAAAATGACCGTTATAATCCAAGTCTAGAGCTCTGCATTGCCTTAGCCAAAGCCTTAGATACTGATTTAAATGCTTTATTTTGGGAGGAAGATGATGATGAGAAAGAAGAATAGTCTCTATATTCGTTTCTTAAAATTCTTTTATGGCGTTGAAGAAATGGATGAATATCGGCTTGTTCAATGTGAGCGTATGGGGAACAAGTGTTTCATTTTTATATGGCTCTGGGAAGCTATTTTATTCCTACTCGCCCTTTTTTTCCCAGCTGAAAAGTCATTAATCGCTTTTAATTTTATTCTATGGGGTTCTTTATTTGGTATTGTTATGACTATGGTCTATATCTTGATCTTTTCAATGAAATTAGGCATTATGGTTAAAGAAATTGATGCCTCTGACTACCCTGCTAATAAAAAACGAATTCGAAAGAAAGTCACCAAAAGTTCTCTCATCTATGGAATTATTCTGTTTCTCTTTCAGAGTTTAGGGCAAAAGGTTAAAGAAGGTGCTTTTCATTTCGGTACTAGGGAAGTTGTTTTTCTCTTAGTCGCAGTGATCATTTTTTATCTCTTTATGTATTATATGAATATGCGATTACTAAAGAAATACGAGGATTCTTAATTTGAAAAGGACCTGTGGATAAATAATTGAATAAGAATTAGAAGAAGTCTAGCCTGAGCGCTAGGCTTTTTTTGTGGATAAGTGTTTCACGTGAAACAAGATATCTGCTAAGATATACACCTGTGGATAAATCTGTTAATAAAACGAATGTTCTAGCTTGAAACCTTGCTACTAAGCCTTTTGTTATTGTGGATAAGTGTTCGGCTTATAAGTGTTCTCTAGGAATAAAACTCTTTTCGATGGTCTTATCCACAAGTGGATATCATTTACTCACAGTGGATAGAGTGCAGAGTATTTTAATTATTAAGCTTGTGGATAAGCTATAAGATTGACTCAAAGGAAATCCGCCTAAGTTTGAAACCTATTCTTATTCATGGTCTAGTTCTATGGCTAGGTGTGCTAGGTGTATATAATGGTTATTTCTGG
This genomic window from Aerococcus sp. Group 1 contains:
- a CDS encoding ABC transporter ATP-binding protein, coding for MLQARHLRKTFGDVVAVDDVSFDLEPGKILGMIGRNGSGKTTIFRLILNFLTPENGGEVLWNDKPMSDQVYDTIGYLPEERGLYEKMTIEQQILYFAQLRGMEKKAVLDRIDEWMERFEVKGKRTDKINSLSKGNQQKVQLIATLIHEPDFIILDEPFSGLDPVNADLLKQGILYLRDKGSSIIFSSHNMNNVEAICDDMLMIHDGEQVLYGKIREIRESFGRTRIEVEAPDWTKDQLQALEGVDHVVVKEDNYYRLYLTDESYGPVIFQSLTQGNYIRHFSQQPPTLEEIFKMKAGGHNE
- a CDS encoding ABC transporter permease, with product MNKLWVVIREVYRKNVKSGSFIFMVLSPLIFIGIIAAVAYFVSQSESSSPDQIAVVDADPGLVEVLKTVDNGDLDFHFDRNQDQARQALADGEVDGMLKMDQADGQLKATYYGKNGLAQNPKLTLQQTLSQYQMMVNAQASGISQDQLGAVMNAQVPIEEVAINVNDDGSVTEENKDAMNEMGRTGVASIASFIIFYFLMFFINIIIQEVAAEKGSRIMEIILSSIPAKTHFYGKLLGVVLMILTQVGIYVLLFILWRILSTQFGILSLPEELTQLIDIKAFIANNKTMLGVSGLLALMGIVTYVALAAFLGSLVTKTEDAQKVSQPVIWLGLIGFYIGFFGQQAGTDTAFYRICSQIPFFTPFIMPFRLADYSVEWAEVIVAIGISLVTMVLIFIFATSLYKSNVLAYSDKGPWDTFKQSISLWKSERQVKSK
- a CDS encoding GNAT family N-acetyltransferase; its protein translation is MMQIRPVRREDSQALAAIYRYYVENTSFTFEEVPPTSEEMSERIHSIAQAFPYYVACNDQGQVLAYAYAHAFHERSAYRYSAEISIYSQVNKSEKGLGTALYQAVERDLKDQGIKTILALVTADNQVSINFHQKMVIN
- a CDS encoding asparaginase produces the protein MGRLGQVFPTTLRHPLSCQHGFNYYCPNDWLWTFLVVINHAKEVKNDKKSIVLINLGGTITSVHTQGGGLQSGTLTGSELLKDMDLSSLAVDLKIKEVKSIPSNEMSLADMADIAQAIEAEIEKGAQGIVLTHGTDTMEETSYFVDLLLDTPVPVVFTGSQLSSQDLGYDGFSNIRDAVLTAASDDSYGKGTLLVFNQCIFTVNDVVKNNSIGLHAFESLNAGPLGVTYGGRVHYFRDYHPVKKFPVHLDQNFTPNVYLVKASLDFNPKMITALVEAGAEGFVLEGFGVGSLPPALQDILAQVIQKGIPVVLVAKANRGGVHKVYASKGAAIQLEEVGVILDQGYLNGQHARLKLIAMLNSPLKDNIADKWNKY
- a CDS encoding YfcC family protein; the encoded protein is MSKAKLRRFRMPNSLVVLFILLIVIAGLTYIIPAGEFASMTLPSGQEVANPEQFNYVPKNPTSFTDFWNAIPKGFTKSASVIAFTLIIAGTVEVLKKTGLIDGIVTNLSARFSDNGVLVIPILMFFFALIAAFIGTAELSLVYLPIIMPLILSLGFDKLTAAGIVLISTTCVGFSAGFTNPFTVGISHQIAGLPMFSGMGYRVIVFIVFYLICSLYLMKYAKKIHRDPELVLKEAYQEGLIESEEQKIGQTSQAVRLTARQKIIGIVLILLFAYMIYNVLVNGWGMIEMAGLFVMIAVATALIDRMPTNDLIQAFMEGCSSVLSGAILIAVANGVSVLMNEAKILDTVVHQFGNLLQGLPVYLSALAIFLFITIFNFFVTSGSGKAIVAMPIISPLARMVGLNQQVAVLAYTLGDGLTNVFYPTSGYFMATIANAKIEWGDWAKFFLPLLGILYLASMALIIIAQMIGYGPF
- a CDS encoding amidohydrolase, with amino-acid sequence MSDRTLAQELSAMRRYYHRFPEPAWMEYRTTISIINRLKALGYEVKYGKTIHNPDCMMGLPKKDFAQSYAATIKEDVDFDIQEILAGYTGAVCELDTKRPGPSIAMRFDIDGLAIKESKSKKHLPNLYGFASKHKGYMHACGHDGHITVGLYLAKWLKDHQDQLTGKYLLIFQPAEEGVKGGKSMVNTGLVDGYDYFLSGHIGMGAPANQVTLATDGFLATTKTDIQFSGLSAHAGASPEKGHNAILAAASALLNLETLPQYSTGAARVNVGKIQGGAGRNIIANSCRLEMETRGSSSKINDHLNKRVKEVVAGAAMQYQCKYQIQQVGEAPALNQKDQPFYQEIHGLLNQAGIPSSVGFHFGASEDVVFFMNRVAELKGRACFMLFGSELAKANGHHNSQFDFEEAVLVTMVETFTHLLMHYGQKKKEESDE
- the rpsF gene encoding 30S ribosomal protein S6, yielding MSENVTKYEVLYIIRPNIDSEAKEALVKRFDDILTSNGTTITKSEDWQKLRFAYEINDFREGVYHLIECEAEDAAGIDEFNRLAKINDDILRHMITKVEA
- the ssb gene encoding single-stranded DNA-binding protein, which produces MINNVVLVGRLTREVDLRYTQSGTAVANFTVACDRNYRNAQGETQTDFINCVMWRKAAENFAKFTRKGSLVGIEGNIQTRNYENQQGQRVYVTEVLANNFSLLEPKSVTEQRPQGSDNGNNFGNSGNSFANDSFGSNQSFGGYNNQQESPSMNDNSFGGSNDPFVGGNNNPFPSNDNDGSINIADDDLPF
- the rpsR gene encoding 30S ribosomal protein S18 gives rise to the protein MAQNRRRGGRRRRKVCFFCANHMDFIDYKDTDLLSRYVSDKGKILPRRVTGTCAKHQRTLTSAIKRARIMALLPFTVAE
- a CDS encoding helix-turn-helix transcriptional regulator gives rise to the protein MNRLKYYRTRSGLSQKALAEEIGVARQTVNMIENDRYNPSLELCIALAKALDTDLNALFWEEDDDEKEE
- a CDS encoding DUF3278 domain-containing protein, giving the protein MDEYRLVQCERMGNKCFIFIWLWEAILFLLALFFPAEKSLIAFNFILWGSLFGIVMTMVYILIFSMKLGIMVKEIDASDYPANKKRIRKKVTKSSLIYGIILFLFQSLGQKVKEGAFHFGTREVVFLLVAVIIFYLFMYYMNMRLLKKYEDS